In Harmonia axyridis chromosome X, icHarAxyr1.1, whole genome shotgun sequence, a single window of DNA contains:
- the LOC123685879 gene encoding uncharacterized protein LOC123685879 yields MGDRGKLMLKLAREKNEKLSKETSTESMEIVRDNITNATENCAAINASDSIITSEPIATIENNESNYHLSDSPRQEGLVEQFDLSSSSSSSSSTSSSGDSSSSEDCDDILYDKTYTPQDDSESDEDNINNLIPETDAPNQVATVTSESNSIHAEEATPPLNATGNSVNILITPEKKSLKRKSNENCWKRNILKKARNTGKAYETHTSSEKIKNERKMKPACGEKCKLKCSEKFAEEERLKIFSEYWALGDIQKQRQFISNSMQAVQPKYRYIRIGGTRSPRQNNNSFYFNMNNQRIRVCKLFFKNTLDINDRPIRTVLTKQNKVADTLLEDDLRGKHGKQKKVSEVVRNGIKQFIQNIPKIVTTQGPTRANYSSMVVRLFHSSTQITLLNAKRKMLLTEIMSYFIVFSRMTLTCRSLCLKKICVRPAVVMRIRMMPRKKL; encoded by the exons ATGGGTGATCGTGGGAAACTTATGTTGAAACTAGCTCGTGAAAAGAACGAAAAATTGTCCAAAGAAACGTCCACTGAATCTATGGAGATCGTTCGAGACAACATAACAAATGCTACCGAAAATTGCGCTGCGATAAATGCGTCAGACTCCATAATCACTTCAGAACCAATAGCTaccatagaaaataatgaatcaaatt ATCATCTTTCTGACTCGCCCAGACAAGAAGGCTTGGTAGAACAATTTGATCTATCATCCTCTAGTAGTAGCTCGTCTTCAACATCTAGTTCTGGAGATTCAAGTTCATCAGAAGATTGCGATGATATACTTTATGACAAAACTTATACTCCCCAAGATGACTCGGAGTCTGATGAAGATAACATCAATAATCTTATCCCAGAAACTGATGCTCCAAATCAAGTTGCGACGGTTACATCGGAGTCAAATTCAATCCATGCTGAGGAAGCAACGCCACCTTTGAATGCAACGGGCAATTCAGTCAATATTCTGATAACACCTGAGAAAAAAAGCCTCAAACGAAAAAGTAACGAAAACTGCtggaaaagaaatattttgaagaaagcTCGAAATACCGGGAAAGCATATGAAACTCACACATCaagtgaaaaaatcaaaaatgaaaggAAAATGAAGCCAGCTTGTGGAGAAAAATGCAAActaaaatgttcagaaaagtTTGCAGAAGAAGAACGGTTAaaaatattttccgaatattgGGCACTTGGAGATATCCAAAAACAAAGGCAGTTTATTTCCAATAGCATGCAAGCTGTTCAACCAAAATACAGGTATATTCGTATTGGCGGTACACGTAGCCCTAGACAGAACAACAACTCCTTCTATTTCAATATGAACAATCAGCGAATACGTGTGTGCAagttattcttcaaaaatacaCTGGACATTAATGATCGCCCTATACGTACAGTATTGACTAAACAAAACAAAGTAGCTGATACATTGCTAGAAGACGATCTACGTGGAAAACATGGAAAGCAGAAGAAGGTTAGTGAAGTGGTCAGGAATGGTATCAAGCAATTCATTCAGAATATCCCCAAGATAGTCACTACACAAGGGCCAACACGAGCAAACTATTCATCGATGGTAGTAAGACTATTTCACAGCTCCACGCAGATTACGTTACTGAATGCAAAACGAAAAATGCTCCTTACGGAAATTATGTCTTATTTTATCGTGTTTTCACGAATGACTTTAACCTGTCGTTCTTTGTGCCTAAAAAAGATTTGTGTGAGACCTGCAGTAGTTATGAGAATTCGAATGATGCCGAGAAAGAAGCTATGA